Proteins from a single region of Gossypium arboreum isolate Shixiya-1 chromosome 1, ASM2569848v2, whole genome shotgun sequence:
- the LOC108472024 gene encoding uncharacterized protein LOC108472024: MYVNHEIDIVIFADNDLILVVATVEGAGDGNEGGDIAGSKGGERVAGLNEDSIKVTSSECGEGGEGLGGEGVELLEVKMVRVVRKGAKVTSSKGGEGTEVANSKGGEGAEVESGEDGKGAEGLNRDGAKGTEVAGSKGGKGVEGLSGDGVEVSSSQYGESGEGSEGIEVAGSQGGEGGESSVGFKGLDGLDASFERLEEGDKGLNSSVEEDSEEGLRMKVIVVQRMRIFI; encoded by the exons ATGTATGTAAATCATGAGATTGACATTGTCATTTTTGCTGATAATGATTTAATATTAGTTGTAGCAACTGTGGAAGGTGCTGGTGATGGTAATGAAGGTGGTGATATTGCTGGTAGTAAAGGGGGTGAACGTGTTGCAGGTTTAAATGAAGACAGTATTAAGGTTACTAGCAGTGAATGTGGTGAGGGTGGTGAAGGTTTAGGTGGGGAGGGTGTTGAGTTGTTGGAAGTAAAGATGGTAAGGGTGGTGAG GAAGGGTGCTAAGGTAACTAGCAGTAAAGGTGGTGAGGGTACTGAGGTTGCTAACAGTAAAGGTGGTGAGGGTGCTGAGGTTGAAAGTGGTGAAGATGGTAAGGGTGCTGAAGGTTTAAATAGGGATGGTGCTAAAGGTACTGAGGTTGCTGGTAGTAAAGGTGGTAAGGGTGTTGAAGGTCTAAGTGGGGATGGTGTTGAGGTTTCTAGCAGTCAATATGGTGAGAGTGGTGAAGGCAGTGAGGGTATTGAGGTCGCTGGCAGTCAAGGTGGTGAAGGTGGTGAAAGTAGTGTGGGTTTTAAAGGTTTAGATGGTTTAGATGCATCTTTTGAAAGGTTAGAAGAGGGTGATAAAGGTTTAAATAGTAGTGTTGAAGAAGATAGTGAGGAGGGGTTAAGGATGAAAGTGATTGTGGTTCAGAGGATGagaatttttatttga